One Bacteroidales bacterium genomic window, GGAAGAGGATAGCAGTTTCCCGGTCATTAAAGCAATGAGTGAAATAGCCGGAACCACTTCCATTCTGGTAGCATCGGAATATCTCAGCAATTCACGGGAAGGAAAAGGAGTGTTACTGGGAGGGGTCAGCGGAATCACCCCGACCGAAATAGTGATCCTTGGGGCCGGAACAGCAGCGGAATATGCAGCCAAAGCAGCTATAGGCCTGGGAGCCTCGGTGAAAATATTCGATTATTCACTGATTAAATTGCGCCGATTGCAAAAGCATATCGGTACCAGATTGTATACCTCCGTTTTCCATCCCAAGGTGCTTAAGAAAGACATTCAATCGGCAGATGTCATTATCGGAGCCATGTATCAGCACGAAAACTATCCCCAGTATCTTCTCAATGAAGAAATGATCCAACAAATGAAAGACGGCTCCGTAGTCATTGACCTCAGCATCGATCAGGGAGGATGCATAGAAACCTCGGAGATAAGAACCATTGCCAGTCCTTCATTCGTAAAATATGGAGTGATCCATTATTGTGTACCCAACATAGCTTCCCGGGTAAGCAGGACGGCTTCCATTGCCCTGAGCAATGTATTTACGCCAATGTTGTTGGCTATGGGGGAATACGGGGGCTTTATCAATCATCTGAAAGAAAACAGGGGTTTAAGAAATGGCGTATACATCTATAACGGCATCCTTACCAGCAAAAAAATCGGCGACCGGTTCGGGATGTCCTCCAGAGACATAGACCTGCTTATGGCAGCATTTTAACCCCCCAATATTTTCAAATCCAATAATAAAAAATCTTACCGAAGCGTTTCATAGATAGAAGGAAAAGCTATTTATACATAATTAAATAGCGGAATTTTAATCATGTTCAATTCAACCTTTACTTAAAAATTTAAAGATATGGAACGCAAAAAATCACCAAAAGCAGATTTGGAAAGAAAAAAAGGTCTGTTTCTTGAAATAGGGTTTATCGTTACCCTGGGTTTGGTGCTTTTAGCATTCGAATGGACCTCGCGTCCGGAACCTACAAAAGGTTTCCAGCAAGAAACAGATGAGGACATAGTTCAGGAGGATGTACCCATAACGCGTCAGGAACAAGAAAAAGAGCCACCACCGCCACCACCATCATCCACAGAACAACTGAACATCGTGGATGATGATGTGGAAATCGAAGATGAGCTCCGCCTGGAAGAATCGGAAGCAGACGAGGATACCGAAGTGTCCATTGATGCCTTTGCCCAGGAAGAAGAGGAAGAATCAGAGGAAGAAAAGGAGATATTCGTAGTTGTTGAGGACATGCCCGAATTCAAGGATGGCGGCATTAACGCTTTCCGTAAATACGTTCAGGAAAACATCAAATACCCGACAGTGGCAGCGGAAAACGGCATCGAAGGAACAGTCTTCGTTCAATTTGTTGTAGATACCGATGGGGGTATTTCAAATGTAACAGTCACGCGAGGCGTGGATCCCTCTCTTAATGAAGAAGCCATGAGGGTTATCAGAAACGCTCCCAAATGGAAGCCGGGCCAGCAGAGAGGAAAACCGGTAAGGGTGCAGTTTACCATTCCCATTGTATTTAAACTGCAATAGATGGTTTACCTTGCCACTCCAATACAAAATATGAAAAAAATTTGCTTTGTTAAATAAATAGATTTACGTAAATTTATCCCGGAAAAAAAATGTAATGATATGGAACGCAAAAAGTCAAAAAATGCTGATTTAGAAAGTAAAAAAGGCCTTTTCCTCGAAATAGGATTTATTGTTGCCCTGGGTTTGGTGCTTTTAGCATTCGAATGGGCAACCCGGCCGCAAGCCACAGAAGGTTTCCAACAGGAAACAGAAGAGGACATAGTGCAGGAAGATGTACCCATAACGCGTCAACAAGAAAAGAAAGAACCACCACCGCCACCGCCCTCATCCACAGAACAACTGAACATCGTGGATGACGATGTAGAGATCGAAGACGAACTCCGCCTGGAAGAATCGGAAGCGGATGAAGATACCGAAGTTTCAATTAACGCCTTTGCCCAGGAAGAAGAAGAGGAAGAAGAAGAGCAACAGATATTTGTTGTGGTTGAAGACATGCCCGAATTTAAGGGAGGTGGTATCAATGCATTCAGGAAATATGTACAGGAAAACATCAGTTATCCCACAGTCGCAGCAGAAAATGGTATTGAAGGCACTGTTTTTGTCAAATTCGTGGTGGATAAAGATGGTGGTATTTCGAACGTAACGGTAATGAGAGGTGTTGATCCGGCACTAAACGAAGAAGCCATGCGGGTTATCAGGAGTGGTCCCGACTGGGAACCTGGCCAGCAACGTGGTGAAAAAGTAAGGGTTCAGTTTACCATCCCTATCGTATTTAAGCTGCAATAAATTGATTGTGAAATAAGAGGCTGCCAGAAAAAGGACAGCCTCTTTTTTCAATAGGCCTTTAATACATTATGTACTTTACCGGGCAAGTTTTGCCAAAAAAGCAAGAATTTGACAGGTAAGGCACTAATTTTTTCCATGCCAAGCCTGAAAAAAGCGCTTCGCGGAAGAAACTAATGTTGAGATTAAGTTTGAACAACATGTTGGTTCAAGTTGCGCTTTAAGCGCCTAATTATCGCCCAATGATGCATGATTTGAGGACAAAAATCATCTGTTTTTCCTTTACCCGAGCAGGGGAATAATAAATCCATGATGTACTTTTCCGCCCTCGTAGAGGGCCAATAGCGATAGCGATAGCGGACCCCTCACCACACCCGCGCCTCGTAGAGTGCGCGATAGAATGCGGATCGATTAATTTATTATGTTTTGAGTGAGACGAGCTGGTCTCTGATCTGTGAATTATGATACGTATCCGCTGAACATTGGGCATATTGTAGATGCTCTGTTTGTCGAGGGTTCCAATCCGATATCTGGATAGCTCAAAATATCTATCGCGCGCTCTACGAGGCGCCCAACCCGCCGAGGTATGGTATTTCTATCGCTATTTGCCCCTTATCGGGGCAAGAGGCCGGGGCCTTTAAAAAGGCTAAATTAAATGCAACGATATGGTTGGGAAATAAGGCCCTAACCGGAATTCATAATGGATTTTCATATATAGATTGATATTTTTTTATAGGGCAATAGGATATAAAAACATCATGTGCCCTTTAGTTTCTAATTTTTTCCATGCCAAGCATGAAAAAAGCGCTTCGCGGAAGAAACCAATGTTGAGATTAAGTTTGAACAACATGTTGGTTCAAGTTGCGCTTTAAGCGGCTAATTCCCGGCTTTTTTCTGAAGCTCCTTCAGTTTGGCATATTTAATGAAATTTGAAAAAGCAGACATTCTGCAGATGATGTAGCCGTAATATCCGTCGAGAAAACCGAGTTTTATAAAGTAGTTCCTGAAAAACCGGGACGCCGATTTAACAAT contains:
- a CDS encoding energy transducer TonB; this translates as MERKKSKNADLESKKGLFLEIGFIVALGLVLLAFEWATRPQATEGFQQETEEDIVQEDVPITRQQEKKEPPPPPPSSTEQLNIVDDDVEIEDELRLEESEADEDTEVSINAFAQEEEEEEEEQQIFVVVEDMPEFKGGGINAFRKYVQENISYPTVAAENGIEGTVFVKFVVDKDGGISNVTVMRGVDPALNEEAMRVIRSGPDWEPGQQRGEKVRVQFTIPIVFKLQ
- a CDS encoding alanine dehydrogenase gives rise to the protein MNQPSYFSLEKAGIFPKEEMLEVGRKHNKLVIGIPMDDHKIEKRVALTPEAVEVLVNQGHEVIIESGAGDAANYRDHEYSENGGFIVREKDQVYQCDIIIRISPLNEDEIDLLKGDQIIFTNINLPQQGAEYIQKLMQKNVIAIAFEYLREEDSSFPVIKAMSEIAGTTSILVASEYLSNSREGKGVLLGGVSGITPTEIVILGAGTAAEYAAKAAIGLGASVKIFDYSLIKLRRLQKHIGTRLYTSVFHPKVLKKDIQSADVIIGAMYQHENYPQYLLNEEMIQQMKDGSVVIDLSIDQGGCIETSEIRTIASPSFVKYGVIHYCVPNIASRVSRTASIALSNVFTPMLLAMGEYGGFINHLKENRGLRNGVYIYNGILTSKKIGDRFGMSSRDIDLLMAAF
- a CDS encoding energy transducer TonB; this translates as MERKKSPKADLERKKGLFLEIGFIVTLGLVLLAFEWTSRPEPTKGFQQETDEDIVQEDVPITRQEQEKEPPPPPPSSTEQLNIVDDDVEIEDELRLEESEADEDTEVSIDAFAQEEEEESEEEKEIFVVVEDMPEFKDGGINAFRKYVQENIKYPTVAAENGIEGTVFVQFVVDTDGGISNVTVTRGVDPSLNEEAMRVIRNAPKWKPGQQRGKPVRVQFTIPIVFKLQ